The genomic stretch aagattaatgaagacacatgaatgaatgcaagaagaacagaaacatgcaattgataccaaacttaaaatgagacactagactcaacaagaaacataaaatatttatattttttatgattttgtaaatttttttggatttttcaaaaattaagtggaaaagaaaataaaggtatcgaaattcttaatgagaattccaggaatcatgcaatgttagtcttaaagctttagtctaaagaaattagacatggctagccaagcttcagcaagacattgcattcaagagctaaattgatgagaatcaatcagctttggtgatgataagaacatcaccttgaaacactagaattcattcttaagaactctgaaaaaaaagatacataatctaagcaacaagatgaaccgtcagttgtccaaactcaacaatccccggcaacggcgccaaaaacttggtgcacgaaattgtgatcactacttttcacaactcaaataatcccagtaatgaatccaaaaacttggtgttcaataccatggcataaacacaacttcgcacaactaaccagcaagtgcactgggtcatccaagtaataaaccttacgcgagtaagggtcgatcccacggagattgttggtatgaagcaagctatggtcaccttgtaaatcttagtcaggcagactgaaatggttatggatgatatatgaataaaacataaagataaagatagagatacttatgcaattcattggtaagaatttcagataagtgtatgaagatgctttgtcccttctgtctctctactttcctactgtcttcatccaatccttcttactcctttccatggcaagctgtatgttgggcatcaccattgtcagtggctacagtcccgtcctctcagtgaaaatgttcaacgcaccctgtcacggcacggctattcagctgtcggttctcgatcatgttggaatagaatccaatgattcttttgcgtctgtcactaatgccccacaatcgcgagtttgaagctcgtcacagtcattcaatcattgaatcctactcagaataccacagacaaggtttagaccttccgaattctcttgaatgccgccatcaattctagcttataccacaaagattccggttaaggaaatccaagagataaacattcaagccttgtttgcttgtagaacggagtggttgtcaggcacgcgttcataagtgagaatgatgatgagcgtcacataatcatcacattcatcatgttcttgggtacgaatgaatatcttggaataagaacaagctgaattgaatagaagaacaatagtaattgcattaatactcgaggtacagcagagctccacaccttaatctatggtgtgtagaaactccactgttgaaaatacataagaacaaggtccaggcatggccgagaggccagcccccgaatgatctaagaactaggcatccaaagatgatctagagatctaaaatgatcaaaagatcaaaatacaatggcaaaaggtcttatttataaagaactagtagcctagggtttacagaaatgagtaaatgacataaaaaatccactttcgggcccacttggtgtgtgcttgggctgagcattgaagcattttcgtgtagagactcttcttagagttgaacgccagcttttgtgccagtttgggcgtttaactcccattcttgtgccagttctggcgttttacgctagaattcttgagctgatttggaatgccggtttgggccatcaaatattgggcaaagtatgaaccattatacattgctggaaagctcaggatgtctactttccaacgccattgagagcgcgccaattgggcttttgtagctccagaaaatccacttcgagtgcagggaggtcagaatccaacagcatctgcagtccttttcagcctctgaatcagatttttgctcaggtccctcaatttcagccagaaaagtgatttttaactaaaaactaataaaaatatactaaaaactaactaaaacatactaaaaacatactaaaaacaatgccaaaaagcgtacaaattatccgctcatcagatgcTGGTGATTTTATTGATGAGTGATAGCGAATTTAACTGGATTTTGAATGGTAGATTGAATTGGTTTGAAAGTGAGTGATTAGGTTTGGGTTGAATAGATTGATGATTTGAAAATGATATTTATTAGGTGTTGAATGGTTGAAATTGGTATGGTTGATAAGATTTAGATGTGGTTGGATTGGTTTTGAATTgagaattttagaaaaatagaaGATTTGTAACTTTTGGTAACAACCAATTTTTGACCAATTTCAACCGGACATAACTTGGCTTTCGGAACTCCAAATCTTgtaaaacttattttgaataaaaattggaTTTGAGAAGTTTATAACGTTCAAAGAACggactaaaaataatttttaacgaaaaagttatgcgcGTTTGATGCTTGGTACGGAAAACTGATTTTTCTGAACTTGGCAACTTTTTGGGAAGTTTTACATGCATGCGTACGCGAGAAGGTTGTGCATACACGGGAATACAGCTCTGTTCAGTACTTTCGCGATGTCTACAAGCTAATTCTCTTTCCATTTGTTGTATGGGACAGAGCTAAGCAGTGGCTTGACACTCATTCCAAGGAGAGCTTGCATACTTGGGATAAGGTGGTCAACAAATTTTTAACCAAGTTTTTGTCACTTCAAAAGCTGACTAAGCTGAAGACTGATGTTTAGACTTTCAGGAAGAGAGAGGGTGAGTCTCTCTATGATGCTTGGAAAATATACAAGTTGATGCTCAAGAAATGTCCTCATGATATGTTCTCAGACTGGATTCAATTGCAAATTTTCTATGATGGAGTTTTTGAGACCACTAGAATGTCTCTGGATAATTCTACAAGCAGGTCACCCCACATGAAAAGATCCCTGATGAGGCTATAGATTTGATTAAAATGGTTGCTAACAACCAGTACTTGTATTCTTCTGAGAGGACCTATGTGAAGaagggagtcatggagttggatGTTTTGGATGCTATTCTTGCTCACAGAATAAGGCCATGCCTCAGCAAATTAATTCTATTATACAACACTTGAGTGCAATACAAGTCTCAACCATTAATGCTCAAGATACATCTTATGACATGAGTGGTGGCTTCCATCAAGGTGAGAATCATGGTTATGGCCAGTTTATTCCTGAataggttaattacatgggaaATTCCTCTAGAAATCCCAATAATGATCCATATTCCAAGACATTTAATCAaggatggaggaatcacccacaCTTTGGGTGGAAAGATCAACCTCAGAGGCAACCAAACATaaacaataattctcagggtGATTTTAATCAGAACAACTTCAACAACCGTCAGTTTCAGCCCTCTTAGCCACAGTAAGCACCCTCTCAACCTCAAAATTCTCCTGACTTGGAATCTATAGTTGCAGAGCTCTCCAAGAGTACTCTTAGTTTCATGTAGGAAACCAGAGCTTCACTTAGGAACTTGAAGGTTTAGAATGGCCAAATAGCCACAAATGTTAGTGAGTTACAAAGTTCTTGGAAGTCTTTAGAaagttacaaatcaatattcTTTTTGCTGAGGTTTTAGAGCAAATGTCTCTCTATGTCAAGTTCATGAAGAAGTTGCTATCTAAGAAGAGGCCTTTAAAGAGAGATGAGACAGTAGTCTTGACCAAGAAATGTAATGCCATAATTTAGAGTAATTTGCCAAGGAATATGCCTGATCTAAGGAGCTTTCAAATACCATGTACCATTGGAAAcacaacctttgagaaagcctTATGTGATCTGGGAACAAGCATAAATTTAATGCCCTTgtctgtgatgaagaagttacaaatcaaagaagaacacCCAACAAGGATagcattacaaatggcagataAATCTTTGAAGCATGCACATGAAATAGTGGAGAATATCTTGGTCAAAGTGAAAAAGTTCTTCCTCTCAacagattttgtgattcttgacatGAGGGAGGATGAAAATGTCTCTATAatccttggaagaccattcctagccaccgGAAGAGCTCTCATTGATGTAGAAGAGGGTGAATTAGTAGTTAGAATGCATAATGAGCAATTGTCCTTTCATGTCTTCAAAACTATGCATTTATCAGGCGGGGAGGAAAAGTGCATGTAGACTGAGCTTATTGTTCCAAACCTTCAAGAACCTCCTGATAATGCACAACGAGGTTTACATCTCAAGCCTCTTTTGGTGGGAATAAACACAATTTCCCTTTATATCAAacctaaatttggtgttgggtgTCCGTCATCCACCAAGGAGGAAGTTCCCAAGAAGAAAGTACCTATGGgatggagaaatagaaagattcccactgaaggtttctcacTAGTGATGAAAGTGGTGTTTACTCAAAGTCCAGTGTTACCTCATACAGTGAACAGGATCTTATCTCTTAAGCATATTGAGTTAATCAATGAAAACACAGGGAGACGATTCACAGTGAGAGGTGAGGAGTTGAAGTACTATGATCATCTCCCACCTTAACAAGAAATTGAGTGTCAAGCTAATggcgttaaagaagcgcttgttgcaAGGCAACCCAACCGTTAGTATCCTTTGATTTTGTGTTcattttgattttcatttaCTTCTGATTTTTATTCATAGGTTTCCTTGGTTTATTTATGCTTGTGGTCATGCGAAGTGTTTAGAACAGGAACAAGAGAAATCTGAAGGAAGAATGGAACATCTTGGAGAGGAGTTCATTCAGGTGCTCTGGCGCTAAATGTCAGACTGGACGTTCAGTGCTAGAAATAGCACAAATTTCAAGGGAGTTCTCTATTTGGATGGTGCTCAACGCCAGGTTGGACGTTTagcgccagaattggcacataATACAAGGAGTTTTCATGTCGACACTGGCGCTAAATGCAAATCGGGGTGTTTAGCACCAGTGTGCACGAATCCCAAGACAATGCCACTGCTTTGCAGGGCGCTGAATGCTAGGGTAGGTGTTTAGCACCAGATATGGCATTAAAAGTTGTCTGGCTTCTATTTGCTTGGTGCTAAACGCCAGGAGCGACGTTTAGCACCCAAGATGGCATCATTTTCAACAAGTTTTTTGTTTGGTTGGCGTTAAACGCGGACCTGGGAGTTTGGCGCCAGCTCTCGtccttcaaaaaaaaaaagaaaaaaaaagaggagttTTGAAGAAATCTCTTTACCTTATATCTTTACTTATTTGTGCGCCTTTTATGTCCCTCCCCGTTTCAATTTTtctttgcttggggacaagcaaacttttaagtttggtgttgttgagCGAGCTTTCTGTTTATCTTATTATCAATGGCACCAAAGGGAGGTGAATCATCTTCACGGAGGAGTAGCCACTATGACAAATGAGGTGGTTTAGTTCCTTTTATGCTATTTTCCTATTTCTGTTCTTATATTGTTTATCTTCTGTTTTCTAGTGTTTTATAGTGTCTTTTTCATGATCCTGTTTAGAGTTAGTACTTTTATTTACATTTAGTAGTTTTAATTGTCTTTAAATCTCTGCTTCTGAAGATGTCTCATGTATGCTCACTGAGcttgaagaaaaaaagaaaaagaaaaagaaaagaaaagtggtGTAATTGCATGAGAACTTGAGTTTATATTctaaattatcttatttattgAGATGTGGTGGTATCATCTGTGAttctgaatgtatgaaatgAATAGTGCATGACTGATATTGAAGTTAAGAATGTTGATTCTTGAGGAGCAGGAATTTAGAGAAACATTATGGATTCTCTAAATTAAACaagaaattaatccttgaagcaaaataaatagcaaaaagaaaaaaaaataaaaagcaaggtccaaggctctaaGTATCAATGGCTAGGAAGGtcaaatatgattaaaagctcaaagagttatttttctaaccatatgcttgtggtgtgaatgtGTCGAGGGATTCTTGAGACAAAGCACTAAGAGTCAAGACCAAGTGTTAttacagagtatgccaaaggctctGAGCACCACTGACTAGGaggaattaaaagaaaaaaaaatcagaactcaaagagttTCCCAGtaaagtgcttgtggtgtttttgtatTAAGTTAAGcttgagacaaaatatttagagccacgactaggctcaaggtgcaaagcaccaaagaagaGATAAGaaaaagctgtgttcaagaattaattaaagcttaaaaaaggaagagaattcataatattatccgagTTCTAAAAACATAATTCTTGGAGGATTTCACTTCTCAGTCCTATATTGTTTTTAGGTGCTTGAGGACAaacaacaattcaagtttggtgttgtgatgcatgggaatcttttttttattttcttattattttagatatgaatttattgagttttatttatattttactatttgaAGCCTATTTGGATACTACTTTGAGGCGCATTGTGGTTTTATTAATTTCAGGAAAGATTCGGGCGAATTTGACGGAGTTCGTgcagaagaaaaagggagaaagtggatgttgtcaaccctgacctcctCACACTCCAATGAatataacttgagttacagaggtccaattgataCAGTTTCAGTGGTATTAGAAAGCCAATTTTTAGAGCTTTCtaatgatatataatagtctatacttttcttcTGGAATCATGGTGATAAATGCCATGACTCGACATTTAGCGCCAGGTGCCTTGTAACGTGTGCGAGCTCTCTGCCTCGTAGGACACTAAACGCCAATGCCAGGAAGTCAGAAACGAATTGGAGCTTACTACCAGCCGGGGTGCTAAACGCCAATTTTGGCGTTTAGCACCAAACACGTGGATCAACCTCACTCAAAGGAGCATCTTTAGTTAGATTTggattttaattattatattttgttttattttggttatttttatttacaaacaaaatcttttagatttagaatttattatttttgttttaatttcaaatcaaattaggttagatataaaaaggaaaagattcAGCCCTTCGGGCTCTCTTCTCTTGGATGCACCTCATTACATTTTTTACATACTTTTGGGAACCCTAGTTTTATCTCAgagtcatgagcaactaaaccttccttgttaaggttaggagctctgtttattttatAGATTAATAATATTGCCACTCTATTTTGATTAATGTATTGATTTAATTTCAAGGATTTgtcttcgttcttcatctttCATCTGAGGGACTAAGGTATATTGGAAGATAACCCCTGTTCCACTTGCGTTCTTGTTATATCTTGGAAAAGTactttacttgaacaatagattGAAAGTAATTCCTTCTAAACACTAATTATTTAGacttaatgggatacgtgacatataatcctcttatatttggataattagaaTGTTTGTGGTTTATAAACTAAAATTGGACATAACCCTTTAATCCTacattaagtgaccaaggaattgacGGTTGATTAGTTTAGAGGAGATTAAATCACTAAGGAATTTGGGTTTAATTAATCACAGTttttcatgaattaaatcttgcatgattaaagtTTTTAGTAAGAATTATAAATCCAGAAAATAAACATCTCTAAAACCTTAACTATTCCCTCATATATTTTTCACACCAAATCTTCGCTTGCTTTCTTGAACTCTCTGAATTAatgtttaatgcaatttgaacTCAAAACACCCCTTTTTGCTTGCCTGACTAAGTGAATCACTCAACCACTGTTGCTTAGTCCATGAATCCTCGTGAGATCgatcctcactcacctgaggtatcaCTTGgtatgacccagtgcacttgccggtaaATTGTGGATTATAGATTCCGCACCACTATCCTCTTACTTTTATGCAACGCaataatacaataataattatCCTATATCCCACTCAGTGAGGGTCTATTACATCGGTAAAATAGTGTCATTATACCCTATCATAAACTATGTCTAAATTTCAGGACAAATTACTTAATATTTCTTTCAACTTTGGATATACTGTTATACTTTAATTCCCAACAACTAGATTAGAAAGAAAGAGACTCATCTAAAAAACTATGAAACACAAATCAAACTTTAACCCAAAACATTGTGAGTTGTGATAGATTTCTAGTAAGCAAAAAAAGGATTTATCACGtttaaatatttaatgcatTTTCTAATCTCATTATCCgcaattaaaatatataacgGAATCAATTTATAAATATGACTATACTAAAAAATATGACTTTGCTAATTTTACAAATAGGAGCAATTTAGAGATATAACTCACATATAATTACATAAAAACAAGCAATCATCACAATACAAAAGTTGAAATTCTTGTAGACAGCAAAGACCTTGGGAAGAAGTGAGAACAGGGAGAAGGTCCTCTCAACACTTTTGGTAGGCTTAGAAAGCAACAAATATGAAACTGTGCCAATGAGGACATGGATGGATTCAACAACAAGCTGAGCAAAAGAAATATATACTCAATCACAATGTTAATAATTTAATGTGCATAAACATGCGAAAAGACTAAAAATTGTGTTTTGAACATAATGATTCACTCAAATGGCAAGACAACATTATATACAAGAATCAAGAACAATTTCTAATTCAACTTAATGAATGAATATTGAATAGTggtgaaaaaaattaaaaaatctcaCTAATCGTTACATCTGCTGCAAATCATGTTAGAGTGAGGTATAAGTTACATTTAGCAATTTTTCATAATCTATTTTCATCGATTTATATCAAATACTAGAATCAAGAACAAAATGTTGAAATTAGCTACTCTCCTAGGAAGTAGAATTAAATATTCTCTCTTAAAGCACATAACTTTTAAAATGTAGaaattcttaaattatttaACTACAAAGTAgaacaatatttttttcaatttcgCAAGTTCAAAGCGATCCCTTCAATTGTACGGCTATAATAGCAAGCACCCTCCTAATAGTATCAGGACTTGCTTCAGATATGAGAAAAATGGAGCTTCGTCTTTGAACATAGACAGCAGCGAGACAAGGCAAGACCACCCAACAGCGACAGTGAGATATGACAAGACACTGTGAGGAGTAAAGTATCAGCAACAGCGCGAATATATAATGAGCGAGGATGCAGGAGTGAAGTGTAGAAAACGAGAAACAGCACAAGGCAAGGAGCATAGAATCAGCGACCGCGGAGGGAAAGAGAGAACGGGCGACGGTAattgaaaggaaagaaattctAGCAGAGCTCTGATCTCTTTTCcttaaaactctaatttaaaaGGAAAGGGAgtttataaaaagaaaaaatagagaaacaaatatctaattattgattttttcaaaaacaaaaaaataggattctttttataaatatatttacaGTAGTTAATGATATTCTCACACATAGTTTTTAGAACCGAACCGAATCGGCTGATTCAACTGGAAAATTAGTAAACTAATGGTCTGGTCGGTTTGGTTAGTAATTTAGAACAAACCTGCAGTTGACCTGATCAACAGTGGTCTAATCTGCTAAAAACCGACCGGTTCATACTTGCAACCATTGTTGATCTGCACAGATACATCATAGACCCGCATGCTGCCGAACCACCGAAGAAGCTCCAAATGTTAGATGCAAGGTTCAATGAAGGGACTTTATGCATGCAATGCCTCTTCCCTTGCCACTATACTAATATGTTACTTATTATTATATGTGACGAAAGATAATTATAtagtaattttaaataaattttatttttacttttatatttttaaatatgcATTTACATAGATACTAAATTTGATATATTGATTATGTTATGTTATTTTTCTCTTGTTCATTTAAATGAAAAAAGTATTTTGTACTATTGACTAGtttattatttcttttgcaTCATAAAGTATATCTAAGATTTGATACttaattgttattaatatatttgtagaacatgtattttaaattttaacttttagttttaatttttttataattttataattttatttaattatgaacGAGTCAATCAGGTGAATCAGCGACTCATCGGTTGACCCAATAACCTAGTCATATAATCGGATTAATTACTAATTCGGTTCTAATAACTATGTTGTCACATAaagtgagaataataaatttatagcctaaaaataaaatattaataaaaaatattaattaatattaataaaaataagattcTACTAGAAAACCAATTATAGCTAATTAATTGAATAACATGTTAAGAGAAAGTATAGTGAGTCAATGGAATgtttgtacaatgtgtataatagaggtttatggagtattagagatataaccattaatATTTCATGATCTGAGATGTTTATTATCACTAGTATTCGGATGGTTATTTTAAATAGTatgaataatatttattttataattcaataaCTCATTATACATTTAAACTATTGACTCCATAACAGTACTCACAtgttaattatataaaaaaaataaaatataacaacTATCCAGCGATTTATAATTATACAAGGTCAATTATAACATACAGATGATGTAAATTTATGAAGAgaatacaaattttattttaaaccatgcaaattattatttaataatactAGTGCTATTGTTGATATACACGTGTAGTTATTTTTAACCACAAAAATTTGATCCGTACAAGACAAATCTTTATAGTAGTGTTTCCCTTATACAATAGCGTATAGCATAGTGGTACTGTATTTCATCACCCTTATAAATGACGATGGTTGCATAGCAGCATTAAGCAACTAATTACACAAACTTGCACAACAAATGGAAACATCCTATCCAATGAAGATATTCATGCTTCCCTTTTTGGCTCCGGGTCATCAAATCCCCATGGTTCACGTGGCACAACTCCTTTCCTCACGTGGCCATCACGTGACCATCCTCACCACCCCTTCCAACGCCCACCTCTTGGCGGAGGCGGACAAGACCATCACCGTTACCATCCACACCCTCCACTTCCCCTCCGACCAAGTAGGCCTCCCTCTCGGCGTCGAAAACCTCTCAGCCGCCGGCGACAACACCACCGCTAGCAAGATCTACTCGGCGGCGCACCTCATCCGATCGGAAGTGGAGTCCTTCATGAAGCAATCGCCACCGGACGTGTTCATCCCGGACACCATGTACACGTGGAGTAGAGACGTCGCGAACCGCCTGGGAATTCCCAGGCTGATCTTCAACACTTCCTTCATCTTCCACGTTGCCGTCATGGAAGCCATTAGATCTCACCCCGAAATCCTCGTTGATTGCGATGACACTGCTCCTTATGCCATCCCTGGCCTCCCTCAACCCATCACCCTCTCTGTGAAGCCCTCACCGGGATACCTTCAACACATGGAGTCCCTGGCTGACTCCGAAAGTGACAGCCTCGGAGTCATCGTGAACAGCTTCAAGGAGCTCGACGGCGATTACACACAACGCTACGAGATCATCACCGGTCGGAAAGTGTGGCATCTTGGTCCTACTTTCCTCATGGTGCAGAAAACACTACCACTTGGGCAGCCACGTAGCGATGCTGGCGAAGGTGAAAACGAGTGCTTGAGATGGCTTTCTACGAAGAAGGAGGGCTCCGTGGTCTATGCTTGCTTTGGCAGCTTGCTTCATCTGCCAGACAAGCAGCTTTTCGAGATAGCGGCAGGCCTCGAGGCTTCGGGACACCAGTTTGTTTGGGTGGTGCGTaggaacaaaagaaagaaaggtgATGAAGATGAAACAGAGGAGAAGTGGTTACCGGATGGGTTTGAAGAGAGGAtgaagaaggaagagagagGGATGGTGATAAGAGGGTGGGCGCCACAGGCGTTTATCTTGAAGCATGTTGCTGTGGGAGGGTTTTTGACACACTGTGGGGCGAGCTCTGTGATAGAAGCGGTGAGTGCGGGGGTGGTGACCATAACGATGCCGAGAATTGCGGACCAATTCTCCAACGAGAAACTGATGAGCCAGGTGCATGGCGTCGGGGTGGAGGTGGGTGGAGCTGAGTGGAGCTTATCGCCGTTCGATGAGAAGAAGAGAGTAGTGAGTGCGAAGATGATAGAGAAAGCGGTGAGGAAGGTGATGGACGGTGGAGACGAGgcggagaagatgaagaagaaggcGAAGGAGATGAAAGAGAAGGCTCTGAGAGCGGTTGAAGAAGGCGGATCCTCGCAACAGAGTTTGTTGGAAATGATTCAACAACTTGAGAGGCTCACGTCCTCCGCTTCTGCTTCCACCATCTTTTAGTACTGTATCTATCCTTTATCAATCTGAACCGAAGCAGTATTTTCATCGCTGTTAATGCCTTCATTTTCAGCATTTTCCTTTCTACTATCACTGTAGTTGGGCTTGGTACTGGAACTAGAATCCTTCAACACTACCCTTGCACCCACCTGGTCAGCCTTGATCCAATCAGCTACCAGATTTTGTTGAAGGTTGTTATTAAAGGAATCATTTAGTCCGAGCGAAGCACAGTAGGTGCAAACTGCCCCTATTCTTTCATACCGAGCAGATCTGGACCGATGATGTTAAAAcaatatcaaattttttcagCAGCCTTGGTCTCCACTCTAGCCTTAACAATTCGTGATTCCTTTCGCCTAACATCAAAGAATACCACGTCTGCCACCCGGCCAATATACTCTCCTATCCTCCTACATACCGCCAGAGTTTTAAATCTTTCCGGTAGTCCCCAAAATTGAACCCATGCTGGAAAGGTTGTCACCAAAGAATCTGCTGCATTGAGTTCCTCTGTCCATCGTCGCACATGGAGAATATAATccttaaataaaaattggaaCATCCATATCATGCTCAAAGAAAAATTGGAAACATTGCCCCCCTTTTCCACCGTGTGAAAGCCCTCCAGATTCCTCCAAATTGCCTTTAGAGCACTATGGATAGTACCCAGCGAAAACGACTTATCAGCAAACACTCCGCCGATCAAGCTATTCGAACAAGCTTGCACACCTTGGGCTATATCTTCCTCATGGATGCGAATTTTCCATTACTATTagaattattgttgttgtttagCTGCGGGTCCGTCATTGACAGTCAACCTTAATAGGTTAGAAGGTTAATAGAAAGAGGTCAGAGAATGTAAAGAGGATGGTAGAAAAGCGAATTGATTTAGAGCTTAGAGAGTCAAAGGGTTGAGGCAGATAGCCGATCATGCTGACTAACAGCCGTGACGGCCAGTGTATCCTCCGTTAGAGAACATCCTAGCAGAGCATATGAAGAGTCCTAAATAAATTAGGCCACAATTTAACATTTGTATCtgtatttgtttaattttgtaatttatccttcaaaaaataatataatgtgATTGTTGTGCAATTACGTAACTCTCACGGgctaatatataatatatacaaataAGAGTATATATTTAAAGGATTTATGATATAAGATTTAGCGTCTAAAATATAGAAATAATAAgacttttaataaaataaaaagacaacatgacttataattattatt from Arachis stenosperma cultivar V10309 chromosome 9, arast.V10309.gnm1.PFL2, whole genome shotgun sequence encodes the following:
- the LOC130951472 gene encoding probable UDP-glucosyl transferase 73B6 — protein: METSYPMKIFMLPFLAPGHQIPMVHVAQLLSSRGHHVTILTTPSNAHLLAEADKTITVTIHTLHFPSDQVGLPLGVENLSAAGDNTTASKIYSAAHLIRSEVESFMKQSPPDVFIPDTMYTWSRDVANRLGIPRLIFNTSFIFHVAVMEAIRSHPEILVDCDDTAPYAIPGLPQPITLSVKPSPGYLQHMESLADSESDSLGVIVNSFKELDGDYTQRYEIITGRKVWHLGPTFLMVQKTLPLGQPRSDAGEGENECLRWLSTKKEGSVVYACFGSLLHLPDKQLFEIAAGLEASGHQFVWVVRRNKRKKGDEDETEEKWLPDGFEERMKKEERGMVIRGWAPQAFILKHVAVGGFLTHCGASSVIEAVSAGVVTITMPRIADQFSNEKLMSQVHGVGVEVGGAEWSLSPFDEKKRVVSAKMIEKAVRKVMDGGDEAEKMKKKAKEMKEKALRAVEEGGSSQQSLLEMIQQLERLTSSASASTIF